The Setaria italica strain Yugu1 chromosome IX, Setaria_italica_v2.0, whole genome shotgun sequence genome has a window encoding:
- the LOC101757948 gene encoding uncharacterized protein LOC101757948 produces MELPATLSSAPARSQAPAGEEAYTDARQNAQAARRPAAFYSSVFAQIEEIGWERVVSAAGDDGVSCLTFRVVDEQGRVHLLEITLPMGYPASPPSITAEVPYLPKIQWSKSSRLKDVICQFQEHLKILQEFWSIMDEIDKVLWVVDPTKSAYAMSHRRLALGDDCYILLHVDPRKPSSLPECRFLGADEKLDRLIMNWRKNRRRWDTKKKFHENLACVLDFALPAPPSVNNVKEDEKADCGICYAKHLPVDDELGAHSGCATNYTCENPSCSRAFHSVCLRDWLRSITTTRQSFDVLFGNCPYCSDPVAVKVTNQRSTSLRGCVRQMESGGEGGDEKRQRRRRRRGRPWAVCLPRPGCFTVSAAGEDEGTSAAGADEGGTRPTPSHLVVTVNGIVGSAENWRFAAKHFIKKHPEDVVVHCSGCNSSARTFDGVDVMGRRLAEEVTSVVENRPELRKISFVAHSLGGLIARYAIALLYERDTQKDSHEECDKNAVGNPSNQHSSGGKIAGLEPINFITFATPHLGTRSHKQIPLLRGSYKLEKMAYSLSWIAGKSGKHLFLKDIEDEKPPLLLQMVTDYGGLHFMSALRSFKRRVVYSNVCSDFIVGWRTSSIRRQHELPERQSFINDGRYPHIVYVEEPKVQEVEFSDAMIYQAKSTSEMEEVMLKGLNRLPWERVDVSFKKSRQRFFAHSTIQVKTYFMNSDGADVIFHMIDHFIY; encoded by the exons ATGGAGCTGCCGGCCACGCTCTCTAGCGCGCCAGCGAGGTCGCAAGCGCCGGCGGGCGAGGAGGCTTACACGGATGCTCGGCAGAATGcgcaggcggcgcggcggccggccgcgtTCTACAGCTCCGTGTTCGCGCAG ATCGAGGAGATCGGGTGGGAGCGGGTGGTGAGCGCCGCAGGGGATGATGGGGTGTCATGTCTCACCTTCCGCGTCGT GGATGAGCAGGGACGGGTTCATTTACTTGAGATCACACTGCCCATGGGCTATCCTGCAAGTCCCCCTTCAATAACTGCG GAAGTACCTTACCTGCCAAAAATACAGTGGTCAAAAAGCTCAAGACTGAAAGATGTTATTTGCCAGTTCCAAGAG CACCTGAAGATATTACAGGAGTTTTGGTCTATAATGGATGAGATTGATAAGGTCCTTTGGGTTGTTGATCCAACAAAGTCGGCGTATGCTATGTCCCATCGCCGTTTAGCTTTAG GTGATGATTGCTATATTTTACTACATGTTGATCCACGCAAGCCCAGTTCCTTACCAGA gtgtCGCTTCTTGGGTGCAGATGAAAAACTTGACCGGCTCATAATGAATTGGAGAAAAAATCGCAGAAGATG GGATACAAAGAAgaaatttcatgaaaatttaGCATGCGTCTTGGACTTTGCACTGCCTGCACCACCTTCAGTCAATAACGTCAAAGAGGACGAGAAAGCTGATTGCGGGATATGCTACGCCAAGCATCTGCCAGTCG ATGACGAGCTTGGGGCACACAGCGGGTGCGCGACCAACTACACGTGCGAGAACCCCAGCTGCAGCCGGGCATTCCATTCGGTCTGCCTGAGAGATTGGCTGCGCTCCATCACCACGACCAGACA GTCCTTCGATGTCCTGTTCGGGAACTGCCCCTACTGCAGCGATCCTGTTGCCGTCAAGGTCACCAACC AAAGATCTACATCATTACGTGGATGCGTTCGTCAG ATGGagagcggcggggagggcgggGACGagaagaggcagaggaggaggaggaggcgggggcggccgtGGGCGGTGTGCCTCCCGCGGCCGGGGTGCTTCACGGTCTCCGCCGCGGGCGAGGACGAGGGCAcgtcggccgccggcgccgacgaggggGGCACCAGGCCGACGCCCTCGCATCTGGTCGTCACGGTCAATGGGATCGTCGGGAG TGCAGAAAACTGGCGGTTTGCAGCGAAACACTTCATCAAGAAACACCCTGAAGATGTGGTTGTTCACT GCAGTGGGTGCAATTCATCTGCTCGAACCTTTGATggagttgatgtgatgggaagAAGATTGGCAGAGGAG GTGACCTCTGTTGTTGAGAATAGACCAGAGCTTCGCAAGATTTCGTTTGTTGCACATTCATTGGGTGGACTAATCGCAAGATATGCTATTGCATTATTATATGAGAGAGATACACAAAAAGATTCTCATGAAGAATGTGATAAGAATGCCGTTGGCAATCCTAGTAACCAGCATAGTTCTGGAGGCAAAATTGCTGGTTTGGAGCCTATTAACTTCATCACTTTTGCAACACCACACCTTGGTACAAGATCACACAAACAA ATACCACTTCTACGTGGTTCCTACAAATTGGAAAAGATGGCATATAGTTTGTCTTGGATTGCTGGGAAAAGCGGAAAACATCTTTTCCTGAAAGATATAGAAGATGAGAAACCACCGCTCCTTCTACAGATGGTTACTGACTATGGTGGTCTCCATTTCAT GTCAGCTCTACGCTCTTTCAAGCGTCGTGTTGTCTACTCCAATGTCTGCAGTGATT TTATTGTTGGCTGGAGGACATCTTCAATTCGCCGTCAGCATGAGCTTCCTGAG CGCCAAAGTTTTATAAACGATGGTAGATATCCGCATATTGTTTATGTGGAGGAACCGAAGGTTCAGGAAGTTGAATTTTCGGATGCCATGATTTATCAGGCAAAAAGTACAAGTGAAATGGAAG AAGTTATGCTCAAAGGTCTTAATAGACTTCCATGGGAAAGGGTTGATGTTAGCTTCAAGAAAAGTAGACAGAGGTTTTTTGCCCATAGCACAATTCAG GTCAAGACCTATTTCATGAACTCTGACGGGGCTGACGTGATCTTTCACATGATAGACCATTTTATTTATTAA
- the KN1 gene encoding homeotic protein knotted-1 — protein MEEITHHFGVGASGGHGHVQHHLHHHHPWGSSLSAVVAPPPQTPPSAGLPLTLNTAATGNSGGAGGNPVLQLANGGGLLDACVKAKEPSSSSPYAGDVDAIKAKIISHPHYYSLLAAYLECQKVGAPPEVSARLTAMAQELEARQRTALGGLGAATEPELDQFMEAYHEMLVKFREELTRPLQEAMEFMRRVESQLNSLSISGRSLRNILSSGSSEEDQEGSGGETEIPEVDAHGVDQELKHHLLKKYSGYLSSLKQELSKKKKKGKLPKEARQQLLSWWDLHYKWPYPSETQKVALAESTGLDLKQINNWFINQRKRHWKPSEEMHHLMMDGYHTTGAFYMDGHFINDGGLYRLG, from the exons ATGGAGGAGATCACCCACCACTTCGGAGTCGGCGCAagcggcggccacggccacgtccagcaccacctccaccaccaccacccgtgGGGATCCTCCCTcagcgccgtcgtcgcgccgccgccgcagacgcCGCCGAGCGCAGGCCTGCCGCTCACCCTGAACACTGCTGCCACCGGgaacagcggcggcgccggtggcaaCCCGGTGCTGCAGCTCGccaacggcggcggcctcctcgacgCGTGCGTCAAGGCGAAGGagccctcgtcgtcgtcgccctaCGCCGGCGACGTCGATGCCATCAAGGCCAAGATCATCTCCCACCCTCACTACTACTCGCTCCTCGCCGCCTACCTCGAGTGCCAGAAG GTTGGGGCGCCGCCGGAGGTGTCGGCGAGGCTGACGGCGATGGCACAGGAGCTGGAAGCCCGGCAGCGCACGGCGCTCGGCGGGCTCGGTGCCGCCACGGAGCCGGAGCTGGATCAGTTCATG GAGGCATACCATGAGATGCTGGTGAAGTTCAGGGAGGAGCTGACGAGGCCGCTGCAGGAGGCGATGGAGTTCATGCGGAGGGTGGAGTCGCAGCTCAACTCGCTCTCCATCTCCGGCAGATCGCTGCGCAATATCCTTTCCTCTG GCTCTTCTGAGGAGGATCAAGAAGGTAGTGGAGGAGAGACAGAGATCCCTGAAGTTGATGCACATGGTGTGGACCAAGAGCTCAAGCACCATCTCCTGAAGAAGTATAGCGGCTATCTGAGTTCGCTCAAGCAAGAActgtcaaagaagaaaaagaaagggaagctcCCTAAGGAGGCTCGCCAGCAGCTCCTTAGCTGGTGGGATTTGCACTACAAATGGCCTTACCCCTCA GAGACTCAGAAGGTGGCACTGGCGGAGTCGACTGGGCTTGACCTGAAGCAGATCAACAATTGGTTCATCAACCAGCGGAAGCGGCACTGGAAGCCATCTGAGGAGATGCACCACCTGATGATGGACGGGTACCACACAACCGGCGCCTTCTATATGGATGGACACTTCATCAATGATGGCGGGCTGTACCGGCTCGGCTAG